The following DNA comes from Gloeocapsa sp. PCC 73106.
CAAATTGAAAAAAGGTCATAACTACTGTTATTTGACTGAGCACAGAGAACACAATCATTGGGGATTAAACCCCCAGAATTAAGGCTAAATTGCTCTGATACTAACATTCCACCTGTAAATTCATTCAGCGAGAGCTCATCAATTTTCCCAGAAAAGTCATCAATCCCATTTGTTGCTTCGACTGCAAGAGAATCATTGGCTTCTATTGCTGTAGGTGCTATCTGACTCTCTACTTCTATGCGAAAGAGTTGCCCATCAAGATCAACCAGATAAAGATTACCCGCTGCATCTTCGCCAAAAGAAGCGAGTAGATTAACAGTCCCAGAATTTGTAGCTCGAGCGAGTTCTCCAGTGCGATCGCTAAATTGGGTAACCTGATTATTCTGATAGCGAAATGACCATATTTTACCCGTTGTAAAATCTCCAAAGAAATAAGTTCCTCTTAATTCGCTCGCTTCTCCTCTGTAGACGTATCCTCCCGTAACCGACTGACCGATAGAATGATTGTACTGATAGATCGGAAAAACTGGATTTCTCAGGGTTGGTCCCGGCTTGTAGGAGAGAGTTCCTTCATAACGGTTCCAACCGTAGTTTTGTCCTCCTTTACTGGAAGCCCACTGAAAATTAATTTCTTCACGAGCACCTTGTCCCACATCAGCAATATATAAATTTCCTGTAGAGCGATCAAAACTGGGTCGCCAAGGATTGCGCAGCCCATAAGCCCAAATTTCGTCATCTCCTTCTTTTCCTACAAAGGGATTATTGGAGGGAATAGCGTAATTACGATTAGCATCACTAGGAAATGCATCCCTATTAATATCTATACGCAGAATTTTACCCAGTAAATTATTAGTGATATCTTGAGAATTATCCGATGTACTGGGAATACCATCTACATAACCTGAACCCCCTCCGTCTCCTGACGCCCAATAGAGATAGCCATCTCTACCAAATGCGATCCATCCTCCGTTATGATTGACCTGAGGTTGCGGTATATTTAAAATAGTACGAGCTGTAGCGGTATTAGCCAGATTGGGATTACTGCTATTAACTTGGTACTCAACTACTCTAGTTTGTCCCGCATTACCACCGCCAAAAGCAGTATAACTAACGTAAAATTTGCCGTTTTGAGCGTATTGGGGATGAAATGCTAAACCCAATAAACCTTGTTCATGGCTATCTTTGAGCAGTTGATTCCCAGGAATCGTCAGAAATGGATTGGGTAAAATTTGTTCTGTGTCTAAATCAAGGATTTTAACCCTACCAGTTTTCTGCTCAAGAATAAATATTCTGTCAAAATCTTCAGGAGGTGCGGTTACGTAAAGGGGGTCGTCTAGACCACTAACTATCAATCTACTAGATACTTCTACCATATTTTTTAGCTCAATGCGTTCGGTCTGATTATAACCTTAGATTTATTTAAATACTTGTGTAATCTTACGCAAATAACAGTTATAAGTAATTGAGTCAAAACAAATAAAAATTACCTTTAAATCAACTACTTCAGTCAAAAAAAGTTTAACTTCATTTACTGCAATATAACTGGCTAATTCCAGAGTAAAACCTTAATATCCTGTGCTAATAGCTGGAAAAGCGATAGATTTAATTCCTTTACTCTGGGCTAATTGTAAGCTATTGTGATAACAATTTTTAACAAGCTCTTCTTCTTGAAAATATCCTCCGCGCCATACTAATACTACTCTATGAATTACCCAGGTTGCTGGAAGATTATAACCTTTAGTAATTTTTCTTTCTCCGGTGGCGCAACCACCTAAAGTTGCACATTCTTCTAATAGTTGTTTACCTGCTGCGTTATGAATAGCACCATCTACTCCCACACCTCCTAATAAAGAATTATTCGCCTTTTACGTTAACTAAATTGGTTTAGTCAATCCCTCTTTAGGTCAGGGTAGGTGAAAATATACAAGCTAGGGGAAAGAATAAATATTCTAAAAAAAATAACTTCCAAATAAACTGATAAAAATCCCGAATTTCTTGTTTTTGCTCTAAATCTACTTTAAAACTGCGTAACCAGAGTAAGATTAGCAATACTAAATGAATTAAGCCTAGTAAAAGCTGATTTACTTGAAATAGGGGAAAAAACGCCGCAACAATCATACCCAAGTAAGAGCAAGTAATAATACCTAAACTCAGATTAAATACTGCCTTTTTGCCTAGAATCAGCGTCAGGGTGGTAATTTGATACTGTCGATCGCCCTCTAAATCGGGAACATCTTTAAAAATAGCGATCGCGATGGTAAAAATCAAAATAAATAGAGTTAATAACCAAATCACCGGGGGTAAACCCTGATTTGAGCTCAACTGTGCTTGAAAATGACTAAAAATCCCCAGGTTAACAATGACACCTCTAACGCTAAAGATACACAAAGCCGCCCACAAGGGATATCTCTTTAAACGTATCGGGGGAAGAGAATAAGCAGTACCAATCAAGAGACTGATAACCACGGTAAATAACAGATAATTACCCAATATAGCCGCAAAAACCACCGCAAAAGCCCCACAAACACCCACAATCCCCCAAGCGGTTTGAGGAGAAAATTCTGCCGCAGCTAGAGGTAGATGAGGTTTGTTAATCTTATCAATCGCAACATCTTCTAATTGATTTAAACCAACAATGTAGATATTACCAGCCAGACAAACCAACCAAGTAGCCAGGCAGACTACTAAATTAGCTATACTAATAGAGGTAGAGGTAAGAGACAGAGCGATCGCGTATAAAGCAAAAACACTCAAACTAGTACCAATAATCGTATGGGGACGAGAAAATTTCCAGAAACTTTTTAGCCAAGAATTAGATGTTTTTACCAAAAAAGCCATCATGTTAATCTGAGAGCAAAACTGATCTAGAATATAACAGTTATTCAATTGAATCATCCTGTGACTATGGCAGAAGAAACTAAACCTCAAGCCAAACCTCCCGCGGCCAAGCCTCCCAAACCTCCAGCCTTAGAAGAGAAGCCCTTCGCTGAATTTATTGAGCAAAATTTCCTTAAAGAGCTCGAACAAGCTTTAAAAGCCAAGGGAATCCCCGATATTAAACTTAAATTTACTAAAGAAAATCTGCCTCTAGAAGGCAATACAGACAGTTGCTGGCAAGTCAAAGGTAACTTCCTCCAAGGACAACGTCAATTTAATCTCTATTTTTTAGAAGAGAAGATCAGTGGTAAAAAAGCTTTCTCCTATGCCAACAACGGCTCACAACCTAGTACCATTGAATCCTTCATGATTGACGAGCGCAAAGTTACCCTAGAGCTGATGATACTGTACACATTGCAACGTTTAAACGGTCAAAAGTGGTTGCAAGGAAACTAAACCCATGCCCTATCAAGAACTGCCATTAACAACACCGAACCCTATTTTATCCTGGGCTAATCATGATTTGAGTCCCCAGGAGATAGCCATGGCTAAAAATGTCGCTTCCTTACCCTTTGTCTTTAAACACATCTCTCTGATGCCAGACGTTCACCTGGGTAAAGGCGCCTTAGTCGGTTCGGTGATCGCCACCAAAGAAGCCGTTATCCCCGCAGCTGTGG
Coding sequences within:
- a CDS encoding sorbosone dehydrogenase family protein; the encoded protein is MVEVSSRLIVSGLDDPLYVTAPPEDFDRIFILEQKTGRVKILDLDTEQILPNPFLTIPGNQLLKDSHEQGLLGLAFHPQYAQNGKFYVSYTAFGGGNAGQTRVVEYQVNSSNPNLANTATARTILNIPQPQVNHNGGWIAFGRDGYLYWASGDGGGSGYVDGIPSTSDNSQDITNNLLGKILRIDINRDAFPSDANRNYAIPSNNPFVGKEGDDEIWAYGLRNPWRPSFDRSTGNLYIADVGQGAREEINFQWASSKGGQNYGWNRYEGTLSYKPGPTLRNPVFPIYQYNHSIGQSVTGGYVYRGEASELRGTYFFGDFTTGKIWSFRYQNNQVTQFSDRTGELARATNSGTVNLLASFGEDAAGNLYLVDLDGQLFRIEVESQIAPTAIEANDSLAVEATNGIDDFSGKIDELSLNEFTGGMLVSEQFSLNSGGLIPNDCVLCAQSNNSSYDLFSI
- a CDS encoding homogentisate phytyltransferase, whose protein sequence is MMAFLVKTSNSWLKSFWKFSRPHTIIGTSLSVFALYAIALSLTSTSISIANLVVCLATWLVCLAGNIYIVGLNQLEDVAIDKINKPHLPLAAAEFSPQTAWGIVGVCGAFAVVFAAILGNYLLFTVVISLLIGTAYSLPPIRLKRYPLWAALCIFSVRGVIVNLGIFSHFQAQLSSNQGLPPVIWLLTLFILIFTIAIAIFKDVPDLEGDRQYQITTLTLILGKKAVFNLSLGIITCSYLGMIVAAFFPLFQVNQLLLGLIHLVLLILLWLRSFKVDLEQKQEIRDFYQFIWKLFFLEYLFFPLACIFSPTLT
- a CDS encoding DUF2996 domain-containing protein, which encodes MAEETKPQAKPPAAKPPKPPALEEKPFAEFIEQNFLKELEQALKAKGIPDIKLKFTKENLPLEGNTDSCWQVKGNFLQGQRQFNLYFLEEKISGKKAFSYANNGSQPSTIESFMIDERKVTLELMILYTLQRLNGQKWLQGN